In the Armatimonas rosea genome, GCAAGAGCGAGACCTGGAAGGGCTTCCCCACCGGGAAGTACCTCACGCTGGCACCCGCCCAAGCGCCGCACTAGGGCTTCTTGGGCGTGTCGGCCGTCTCGCGCATCGTGGCGTCCATCAGGGCTTGGAGGCCACGGGCGGCTTGCTCGGGGTGGGTCTTGAGCATCTGGATCATGCCCATCTGCTGCTTTGCCTTCTCCAGCTCGCCGGTCTGCTGGTAGAGTAGCGCGAGCTTCTCGTGGATGGCGATATCGGCGGGGTGGGCGAGCTCCTGCTCCACCAAGCGCCGTACCTCGTCATCGATTCGCGAGACCTCCGTGGCGACCTCCTGAATCTCCTTGGCCTTGTCGGGCTTGCCAATCTTGCGGTAGGCCAGGGCCATCAGGCGCAGGGCACTGATGTCGCGCGGTCTTGCCTGGAGCACCTCATTGAGCAGAATTCCCGCATCGGCGGCCTGCTTGGGATCGTTTTTATCGAGGAGGATCTGCGCGAGTGCCTGCTTTGCGGAGATCGCATCGGGCTCCAGCTGGAGGGAGAGGCGCAGGTGCTGCTCGGCCTCCGCGACCCGGGCGGGGCTGCTCTGCTGGGTGGTGAGGTGGTAGCCCAGCATGTAGTGCGCCTGGGCATCGCGGGGGGCGGCGGCGAGGCGACGGCGCAGCAGGGCCTCGGACTCCGCAGGCTTGTAGTTGGCGCGCAGGGCATCGGCCATGGGGGTGAAGAAGTCCGTGCGCTCCGGGGCGAGCTGCGCGGCTTTCTGGTAGGCGGCTAGCGAGAGATCGTAGCGCAGGCCCTGGTAGAAGTAGGCCTTCCCCAGCGCGATCCAGACCTCGACGTTCTTGGGGTCCTGCTTGCTGGCCTTCTCCAGGTTCTCCAGCGCGAGCCGGTGGAGCTTGAGGAGGGTCGCGGCGCGTCCCAGACCCACCACGGCGGGGAGCCAGTCCTTGCGCTGGGCGAGAATTTTCTTGTAGGCAAGTGCCGCTTTGACGCCCGCACCCCCCGCGAGGAGGACATCGGCGCTGGCAAGCTGTGCCTCCAGCGAGTCGGGGGCGAGGGTGAGAGCCTTCTGCGCGGCCTGCTCCGCATCACGGTAGCGGCCGTTGCGCACCAGCGCCTCGGCCCAGAGGAGCTGTGCCTCCAGCGAGTCGGGGTTGGCGTGGGCGAGCCGCTCACGGTAGATAAAGCCGCTGTGGGCACGGTCCCGGCGGGCTTGGCCGTCGAAGTAGCTATTGAGGTAGCTTCCCAGGGAGTAGCGCTGGCTGACCTCGCTGGGGCCATTGGGACAGAGTGCCTTGGCGACCTCGATATCGCTTGCCCCTTTGGGCAGTGCCTCCGCTCGCTTCAGTGCCTCTTCCACCACCTCCGGCTTATCCGCACCGCCCTTGCGTGCCTCTTCAAGGACCGAGCGGGCAGCGGGTCGCTGGTTTGAGGTGGTGAGGCAGGCGGCCCAGGTACGCCAGAGGAGCTCATCGCGCATCCCGGTCTGGATCGCCTTTCCCAGGGCATCGGCGGCCTCTCCAAAGCGATTGACCTCTGCGAGCCGTCCCCCGAGCAGGGCGAGCGCCGGTCCATCGGTGGGGGCGCGCCGGGTGTAGAGCTCTAGGTCGTCCAGGTAGGACTCCCGTAGCCAGGTCGCGTGGTAGGCCTGAACCAGGGAGCGGCTACCGAGTCCTAGGGTAGCAAGAACTAAGGCCACACCGAGCCAGCGGAGGCGCTGACGCGATGTAGCCTTAGACGAAGCGTGCGGAGAGGGAGAAGACATACTTCGAGTGTATCTCGAAACTACTTCCCGCCACCCATCTGTGCCTGAATTTTTGCCTTGACCTCAGGCGGGGTATTGGGGTCGTTGAGCGCTTTGCTCATCTGACCCTGAGCCTCGGCGGGGAGCTGCGCGGGGGCACCTCCGGACTTGGCAGCATCTGCGGCAAGCGCCTTAGGATCGTCCTTAACCGGCTCCTGCTCGGTCTTGCAGCCCACAAGGCAGCTCAGGGCGGCCAGTGCGGCGATGATCAGGGAGAGCTTGTGTGTTTTTGTCATGTCAACATTTCCTTTTCACAGAGTAAAGACGCACTGCCGCTCAGGGCAGTGCGTCTGTGGAAAGTGATTTCCTACGAGCTACGGGACGAAGACCGTGGTGCTCTTGTTGTTCTTGAAGAGGTAGAAGTCGTTTGCACGAGCCGCTCCCCACTTGAGTGCCTTGACATGGCCGTCGGCGAAGACATAGTTGCCGGCGTCGAAGTGACCCTTGGTGCCTGCACTCGCGTACTGAGCATTACAGCCGCCCGAGGTCGCTGCATCCTGGCCCGCTTGACGTCCGCCGAGCTTCCAGGTGTCACATCCGGTGAAGAGGGAGCCCCAGGGCGAGCCGTAGTTGATGTCGCCACCGTTGACATCGACGACCTCGATGGTCTCTGCCGGTGCGGTCATGGCTGCGAGCGCGGTGGGGGTTCCACCCCAGTTGGACATACCGGTGTTGGGATCGGTATTGTTTCCTGCCTCACGGGTGTTGATGCGTCCCACGGAGCTGTAGGTGCGGGTCTTGGGGGCCGTGTTGAACTTACCGTCCCAGTAGTTGCCCAGGCCATAGTTTGCGCCAGCGCTACCACGAACACTGGGACACTTCCACATGTCGGTGTTCTTGGTGTAGGGCTCGATCATGGACTCAAACGGGGTAACGGCCTGGCCACCACCGTTGATGGGCGGGTTTGCCGGGAAGGCCACGGGCAGGGTCTCGTCATAGTCTTGAGCATACATCATCAGCCCAAGCCCGATCTGCTTGAGGTTGGAGATACAGGAGACGGCACGGGCGCGCTCACGTGCCTGTGCAAAAACGGGGAAAAGAATCGCGGCAAGGATCGCGATAATGGCGATAACAACGAGGAGCTCAATAAGCGTAAAAGCTCTTCGTGTATTAGAAAGACGAGTCATTTTAAACCTCTTATAAAAAACCAAGGATTAGTGCGTGATCCCAAGCCTGCGACGCCTATCACCGAGTGGATTTGATCTTCTTAGATGAGACGCTACTCTGAGCGTTTTTTGGGTTCTGGCTTAAGGATGGTTTATACCATGACAATCAAGTTCTGTCTATGACGCGTATGAAATTTGTATTAAAATTTCGGTGCGCCAGAAAAAAACGAACCCGGGCTGGTGGGCCCGGGCTGAGAAAAAAATAAGAGACGATGGGGGGCTAGCGGCCGCCGCCACCCATCTGTGCTCGGATCTTTGCCTTGACCTCGGGGGGGGTGTTGGGGTTGTTGAGAGCATCGCTCATCTGGCCCTGAGCCCCTTGGGGAACGGGAGCGGGAGCCGCGTTGCTACCTGCCTTCGCCGCATCGGCTGCAATGGCCTTGGGGTCGTCTTTAACAACATCGCCACCTTTCTGGCAGCCTACGAGACAGGGCACGGTCAGTGCGGCGACAAAGAGGGAGAGCTTAAGGGAGTTAGTCATGGAGTTGGGGTCTTTCAGAAGACGGAAGACGCACCACCCCGGGAGGCGGTGCGTCTTTTCTTGTGGCGTTACGACGAGCTACGGTACGAAGACCGCGGTGCTCTTGTTGTTCTTGAAGAGGTAGAAGTCGTTTGCACGAGCCGCTCCCCACTTGAGTGCCTTGACATGGCCGTCGGCGAAGACATAGTTGCCAGACTCAAAGTGTCCCGAGGTCCCTGCGTTGGCGTACTGTGAGTCGCAGCCACCCGAGGTTGTGGCGTCCTGTCCGGCCTTGCGTCCGCCGAGCTTCCAGGTGTCACATCCGGTGAAGAGGGAGCCCCAGGGCGAGCCGTAGTTGACATCGCCGCCGTTGACATCGACGACCTCGATGGTCTCCGCCGGTGCGGTCATGGCTGCGAGCGCGGTGGGAGTTCCACCCCAGTTGGACATGCCCGTGTTCTGGTCGGTGTTGTTTCCTGCCTCACGGGTGTTGATGCGTCCCACGGAGCTGTAGGTGCGGGTCTTGGGGTCGTTGTTGAACCGACCGTCCCAGTAGTTGCCCAGACCGTAGCCGGCTCCGGCCTTGGCGCGGGAGCTCGGACACTTCCACATGTCGGTGTTCTTGGTGTAGGGCTCCAGCATGGACTCTAGGGGAGTGACCGCCTGGCCGCCACCGTTGATGGGCGGGTTTGCCGGGAAGGCCACGGGGAGGGTCTCGTCGTAGTCCTGGGAGTACATCATCAGCCCAAGCCCGATCTGCTTGAGGTTGGAGATACAGGAGATCGCACGGGCGCGCTCACGTGCCTGTGCAAAAACGGGGAAGAGAATGGCAGCAAGAATCGCGATAATGGCGATAACGACCAGGAGTTCGATGAGCGTAAACGCTCTTTTTTGAGAAGAAAGACGAGTCATTTAGAACCTTTTCAGTAGAAAATCGTACGATAATTCGTGAAATCGTACGCCCGACGCTGGGTGATTTTAGGTCATCATTGATTCAGAGGCTTTGAATGAGTATGAGATTTTTCAAAGTATTGTAACTGATGCCAGCGTTAAGTGATTCTATACCATACTTAGTTAAGAAAAGCGATTTTTTCGAAAAACTAAATTTATTTTTCAGGAATTTTGATTTTGTGATCTGCCATTTTCATCGGTATATCCGACCCTGAGAGCGCTTTCCTAAGAGGCATATGGCAAGAAACACAGTTTGTTTTGGGATTTATAGGACATGTTTTTTGATTTGATGCGGGTGTTGAGTGGCATTTTAAACAGATGCGCTCGTAGAAAACAGGCTGTGTCTTGGCATTCTCATGGGGGTTGTGGCAGGTCACGCAAGAGAGGGTCTCCGGGCTCTTTTGGAAGCACTTACTCTCCATGAGGCCGTAGGTCTGCATCCGGTTGGTCACATCGCCCGGCAGGTGCGCGGCAGCCACATCCTCCGGTGTCCCGTGGCACTTCCCACAGCGCAGGTTGAGCTCACGGGCAGGGAGCTTGCCGAGGGACTCCATCTTGCCTTGGGTGTAGTTCCCTGCGCGGGCGGCGGCGACATGGGCGGTGCCCGAGCCATGGCAGGACTCACAGCCCACGCCAAAGAAGCGGCGCTCGGGGAGGGCGACCGGGTCGGGGACACTGACCGCGTGGC is a window encoding:
- a CDS encoding tetratricopeptide repeat protein, coding for MSSPSPHASSKATSRQRLRWLGVALVLATLGLGSRSLVQAYHATWLRESYLDDLELYTRRAPTDGPALALLGGRLAEVNRFGEAADALGKAIQTGMRDELLWRTWAACLTTSNQRPAARSVLEEARKGGADKPEVVEEALKRAEALPKGASDIEVAKALCPNGPSEVSQRYSLGSYLNSYFDGQARRDRAHSGFIYRERLAHANPDSLEAQLLWAEALVRNGRYRDAEQAAQKALTLAPDSLEAQLASADVLLAGGAGVKAALAYKKILAQRKDWLPAVVGLGRAATLLKLHRLALENLEKASKQDPKNVEVWIALGKAYFYQGLRYDLSLAAYQKAAQLAPERTDFFTPMADALRANYKPAESEALLRRRLAAAPRDAQAHYMLGYHLTTQQSSPARVAEAEQHLRLSLQLEPDAISAKQALAQILLDKNDPKQAADAGILLNEVLQARPRDISALRLMALAYRKIGKPDKAKEIQEVATEVSRIDDEVRRLVEQELAHPADIAIHEKLALLYQQTGELEKAKQQMGMIQMLKTHPEQAARGLQALMDATMRETADTPKKP
- a CDS encoding DUF1559 domain-containing protein, producing the protein MTRLSNTRRAFTLIELLVVIAIIAILAAILFPVFAQARERARAVSCISNLKQIGLGLMMYAQDYDETLPVAFPANPPINGGGQAVTPFESMIEPYTKNTDMWKCPSVRGSAGANYGLGNYWDGKFNTAPKTRTYSSVGRINTREAGNNTDPNTGMSNWGGTPTALAAMTAPAETIEVVDVNGGDINYGSPWGSLFTGCDTWKLGGRQAGQDAATSGGCNAQYASAGTKGHFDAGNYVFADGHVKALKWGAARANDFYLFKNNKSTTVFVP
- a CDS encoding DUF1559 domain-containing protein — protein: MTRLSSQKRAFTLIELLVVIAIIAILAAILFPVFAQARERARAISCISNLKQIGLGLMMYSQDYDETLPVAFPANPPINGGGQAVTPLESMLEPYTKNTDMWKCPSSRAKAGAGYGLGNYWDGRFNNDPKTRTYSSVGRINTREAGNNTDQNTGMSNWGGTPTALAAMTAPAETIEVVDVNGGDVNYGSPWGSLFTGCDTWKLGGRKAGQDATTSGGCDSQYANAGTSGHFESGNYVFADGHVKALKWGAARANDFYLFKNNKSTAVFVP